The genomic segment GGGGCTTGCGGACGCTGGCGGACGATCAGGCGCGGTACAACCCGATGTCGTATCACAACGGATCGGTCTGGCCGCACGACAATTCGCTGATCGCGCTAGGGTTGGCGCGGTATGGGCAGACGGAGGCGGCGTCTCGGCTTTTGGGCGCCATGCTCGATGTTTCCCTCTTCGTGGAGTCGCATCGGTTGCCGGAATTGTTCTGCGGGTTTGAACGCCGCGGGGGCGAAGGGCCCATCCTTTATCCGCTGGCCTGCTCACCGCAATCGTGGGCGGCAGGGGCCGTGTTTCTGATGCTGCAGGCGTGCATGGGCCTGCGCGTTCGGGCAGACCGGAGGGAGGTCGTATTCGATCAGCCGACGCTGCCGGAGTTCCTGCAGCGTGTACACATGCGGAATCTGCCGGTCGGTACACAACGAATCGACGTCGTGCTGGAGCGCGGTGTGGGCGACGTGTCGGTGCGCCTGACGCGGCGAGCGCCGGGGGTGCGGGTCGTGACCGTCAAATAGGCCGACCCACGCCAAGTCAAATCATCAGAATCTGAAAAAGCTGAACCCATGCACCGGGTTACTGAGAGCCCGAAGCGAACCTTCGCAGGAACCCCAGGCTGTCCGCCTGCGACGCCGCCTCGTTAAAGACGGAGAGGGTGTCGGAGAAAATGCCGTTCAGCTTGACGAAGACCGACTCGTACACGTCCAGTGAGCCCTGGTACACGATCCCCGCCAGGATGCGGGCGTTGTCGATGAGAGCGTCGCGATTGTAGGCCCAGCGATCCGGGTCGAGCAGCTGCGGTTCGAACTCGTCGCGATAGCGCGCCCGCAGGGCGTCGAACTCCGCCTGGCGTCCTTCAACAATTGTGGACGAGGCGTCTCCCCGGTCGGCCGCCGCGCGGTAATAGGCCCCCATCGTCACATAGAGGGCGATGACGTAGTCGTCGATGACTTTTTTGTCCGCGAAGCGCGACCGCGCGGCGACGGCTTCGGCGGAGTCGGCCCCGTAGGTCTGCTCGAAAAAGGTCTGCGCCGCCTGGCGGCCGACGAACGTCGCCATACCTTCGTTGAAGTTTCCGTCGCCGATCTTGAAGATCGTGGTGTGCAGCATTTCGTGGAGAATGAGTTCGGCCAACTCGATCTCATCCATCTTGAGGTTCGACTGCCGCACGGGATCGGCGATGAACCCGAGCGTCGAAAAGCCGGGCGTCCGGCCGAAGAAGACGTCGTACCCATTCGCGATCAGGGCGTCGGCCTCGGCGCGGGCCAGGGATTCGTCGAAGAACCCCTTGGTCGAAATTGCGCCGACGAACGGCAGGTCCCAGCGAAACGGTGTGAGGCTGTCCTTCGCGCTGGCGGAGATCACAAAGGCCGCCGGCTCCATCCCGTTCATTTCAAAAACCGTGTAAGCATCCGTCTCGCGCAGTCCGATCCGCTCGATGCCGAACAGTCGTACCTCCTGCACCAGGCGAAGCTTCGCCTTCTCTTCCTCCGAGATTTCCGGATCGTCTAACGCATCGGCGATGGGCATGACGCGGACCGAGCGCGACAACTGTCCGAAGGCCAGGTGCAGGAAATAACCGCCGTCGCAGCCGGCAAGCCAAAGCGCGCAGGCGGCCGTGAAGCTCCAGCGAATTCGCGCGCCCAACGGCATGGAACGACCCCTCTCAAACATCAACGAGGATACCCCCCATTTTACCCCGTCTCAGGCTCCCGGCCAAATCGGAAAGACGCCATCTTGGCTTCTGGGCTGGTTCCCAAAAAAGAAGCCCGCCGAACACCTCGGCGGGCTTCGCAAGTGAATCCAGGGGTGGCACGGTCTGACCGCAAAGCGGGCAGGCCGTGTTGGATCCCGGCGCGCCGGGACTCCACGGCCTCGCTGCTGCGAGACCGTGCCACCCGAACTGTCAATTAGACGGACCTCTAACCGCGCGTGCTCGTCCCCGTAATGTCCATCATCTTTTCCTTGCCGAGGAGGCCCTTGTGGTATTCCGACCAGGTCCATTCGATGGTGTTGTCGTCGGGCATCTTCATCGTGCCCTCGCCCACCGTTTCCATCCCCATCGCCGGGTTGCGGCTGCTGGCATCCAACGACCATGTCCGAGTCTGCTCGTTGTACGTCATCCAGCCCTCGCCGGACCCACCGTGGCTGTCAAACCACCATGACCGGTATTTCTTCTTGGCGGGATCCCACGTGTACATTCCGATCATGGACATCTTCCCCATCTCGCCCATGTCGGCGTCCATCTGCTCCATGATGTAGCGGCCGTCACACACCGACGTGATGGTGTTGCGGCCGGTCCCGGTCATCGTCTTGTCCGTGCCGGCCATCTTCATCTGGCTCGTGCCGTTCCAGGATCCGATCCACTTGTCGAGGTGCGCCATTTCCGGTGCGCGCGGCGGCGGCTTCATGTCCTGCATGCCTTGCATGTTCTGCCCGGGCTGTTGACACCCGGCAAGGGCAGCGCCGACGACACACGCGGCCAGGCCGGCCATCAGGTTTCTACGATACATGGGAAATTCTCCTATGAGGTTTCGGTTGGCATCCCGCCCCGCGGCGAGAGCGCATTCGCGAGTGTACGTGCCCCAGCCGGACGTGAAAAGATAGGGCCCTCGCCTCGGGAGCCGTCGGTTTCATCTTGAGAATGCGACAGTTAGCTCAGGAGGGCGTGGACGAGCCCGGCGTTTTCTCCTCCTTTATGTCCCATTACCGGACATGTCATCGTTGTGCGGGCCTATACGGAACGATACCTATGGTTGGCGGGGAAGGCCTCAGCTTACCATTCCCAGAGGTTGTTGCGTCCGGGGAGAATCGGAACCCATCGTGTGGGCACCATCCCAACTCGGTTGTACCTCGTCCCATGAACCAGGAGGCCGCGCCAGTACGAGATGCTCTCGCCGCGCTGCGTGAGGCGTGCATCAGTTGCCAATCGCTCATCGGAGCGGCCGGGGGCGTGGTGGAGGACTCCCAGTTTCGCCGGCGGTTGGACGAGCGCCGCGCGGCTTGGACACAGATATCCCAAACGTGCGCCTCGCTGCTTCAGGAATTCGGAGAATCGCCTGAAGAGGAACCCACGATTGCGCCGACACTGCACCGCGCGTGGGTCAAGATCAAGGCCGCTATTGATGACGAAAAGGGTATTGTGAAGGAATGTCTGCGGCGCGAAGACATGGTGCGCGAAAAGCTCGAAACGGCGTTGCGGTACGATTTGTCCCCCTCGACTCGCTCGAAATTGCGCGCTGTTCTCGATCGCGTCGTCTCGCTCGATGTGCCGCCTTGACCGTCGATTCCGCCGCGGGCGGTGTGTTCCTGTACGCACCTTGTCGGCGTGGGCAGCGCAACTCTCCATCGAGTTTTCCTGCGATTGACCGCGGGGAGGTAAGTCCCTGCGCCGCCCCGGGGGGCGACGCCTGGCCCGGGCCCGGGGCCCACGGATCCTCCGTCGATGATTCCGATCCTGCGACCGGACAGAAGTTATCCGGAGCCCTGTCGGGAGTAGTATATAATAGAGATGACCGGGTATTTGTCCGCTTGCATCAATCCCGCCGGGCCGCGGGAGGACGGGTGTCATGGATCTTCATGCACCGAGCAATCTATGGGGAGTCGCTTCGGGCATGAAGTCTCGGAACGACTATTCTCAGTCGGTCGGGGACGCGGAGGAAGGGCGGTCCTCCGAGCGCGAGGCGCTCGCGCGGCTGCAGGCCGTCGTCGGAACCGCGGTTGACGGGATCATTACCATCGACGATCGCGGGGTGATCGAATCCGTTAATCCGGCGGTCGTCCGCCTCTTTGGATATTCCGAGGAAGAATTGATCGGGCAGAACGTCCGTGTCCTCATGCCCGAGCCCTTTCGCGGCGAGCATGATCGTTACCTTTCCAACTATCGCGAAACCGGCGAGCGCAAGATCATCGGGATCGGCCGCGAGGTCCGGGGCCGCCGCCGCGATGGAAGCGTGTTTCCCCTGGAACTTGCGGTCAGCGAGACGTGGCTGGGCGAGCGGAGGATCTTCACGGGGATGGTCCGGGACATCAGCGCGCGGGTCCGTTCGGAACAGGCCCTGCGCGAGAGCGAGGAGCGTTTCGCCGCGTTCATGCGTTATTTGCCCGGCGCCGCCTGGATGAAAGACCTGTCCGGCCGTTACGTTTATGCGAACCTCGAAGCCGAGGCCGTCTTTAATACGCCCCTGGAACACCTTCGCGGAAAAACCGACGAAGATATTTTTCCCGTCGAGACGGCCCGGCAGTTTCGCGAGAACGACCGGCGGGCGATCGAAGAGGGGGGCAGCCTTCAGACGATCGAAGTGCTCCAACAGAAAGACGGCGTGACACATCGTTCGATGGTTCGGAAGTTCACCGTTCCCGGATACGACGGCGAGCCCGCCTATGTCGCCGGCGTCGCCTTTGACATCACCGACTGGCTGGCCGCGGAAGAGGGCCTCCGCGCCAGCGAGGAACGCTTCCGGCGAATGGCGGACAGCGCCCCGGTCATGATCTGGATGAGCGGGACCGACCGGCGCTGTACCTGGTTTAATCGCTCCTGGCTCACGTTTACCGGCCGAACGTTGACGCAGGAATTGGGCGAGGGCTGGTTGGAAGTCGTTCATCCCGACGATCGCGAGCGATGCATGGAAATCTATGTCGCCGCGTTCAACCGGCGCGATCCATTCGAGATGGAGTTTCGTCATCGCCGCTACGATGGAGAATACCGCTGGGTCCTCGACGCGGGGGTGCCGTTGATCCGCGACGACGGATCATTTACCGGCTACATCGGTTCCTGCCTCGACATTACCGACCGGCGACGCAGTGAGGAAATTCTGCGCGGCCGCGTTCGGGAGCGGGCGGTGGAACTCGCCCAGGCCAACGAGCGCCTGCGCGAGGAGGTGGAGCAGCGCCGGCGCGCCGAAACCCTGCTGGCCCATGAGAACCACATCCTCGAACTCGTTGCCGCCGGGGGAGCGCTGGGGATCGTCCTGGAAACTTTATGCCACACACTGGAAGAACTCATGCCGGGTGCGAAATGCGTGATGCGCTTGCCGCCTCATCCTGCGCCGGTCAATTCGGGGACCAACGGCCGATCGCCCGTCGACCCCCGGCCCATCTCCGGCGTTGACATTTTCGGGTCGCACGCGGTCGTCGGCCCTCCGCCGCCGTTGTGCGGCAAACGAACCATTGTCGAGGCGGTGTCCGGTGATCGGATCGGCATCATGCGCCGCCGGCGGGGGTTTCTCTCTTATTGGATCGAGCCGATCCTCGCTCCCAACGGCGATCTGTTGGGTGTGGTCGCGGTCTACGGGACCGCGGAAGGCGCGCCTTCGCCTTCCGCCCTCGCTTCCGTCGACGCCGTGGTGCGCCTCGCCGCCCTGGCGCTGGAGCGGGCCAGCGCCGAAGAACGCGCCCGACACCAGCTCGCGCAATTGGCCCACGTCTCGCGTCTCGCGACGATGGGAGAAATGGCCTCCGGACTGGCGCACGAACTGAACCAGCCGCTCTGCGCGATCGTCAACTTCGCCGAAGCCTGCGTGGAACTGGTGCAGTCGGATCACGCCGATCCTGCGGAACTGCAAAGGGCTTTTTCCGACGTGGCCAAGCAGGCCGAGCGCGCCGGCGAGGTCATTCGGCGCCTCCGCGAATTCGTCCGCCGGCGCACCCCCGAGCGCCAACCCATCGATCCCAACGACATCGTTCGTGAGGTGTTGGCCCTGACCCAGCCCGAAGCGCGGCGCGATGAGATCCAGGTGCGTCTGAAGCTGGCCTCTCGTCCCTTGTCCGTCATGGCCGACCCGATTCAGCTTCAGCAGGTCATGGTCAATCTGGTGCGCAACGCCTGTGATGCCATGCGCCAATCTCCGCCCAACAAGCGCGTCCTGACCATCCAGACCGCACAGCAAAAGGACCTCGTTGAAGTGCAGGTCAGCGACAGCGGCGCGGGGGTGCCCGAGCCCCTTCGTGAAAAACTCTTCGAGCCGTTCTTCAGCACCAAGCACGAAGGCCTGGGCCTGGGCCTGTCCATCAGCCGATCGATCCTGGAAGTTCATAGCGGTCGTATCTGGGCGACGCCCAACGGCGCCCGGGGTACGACCTTTCATTTCACCCTTCCTTCACTTCGGAGAAAAAAGCCATGAACCAACAACAAGCCGATGTAGGTGTCGCCCAACGCATCACCTTTGCTTCGGAGAAAAGACCGATGAACCAACAACCGACCGTATTCGTGGTGGATGACGATCAGCCGGTTCGCAAGTCGCTGGACATGCTGATTCGATCCGTCGGGCTGCCGGTGGAGACCTACGCCTCCGCGCAGGAGTTTCTGGAAGCCTACCGGCCCGAGCGTCCCGGTTGTCTGGTGCTCGACGTGCGCATGCCGCGGATGAGCGGGCTTGAGCTGCAGGAGCACTTCAACGCGCAGGGCGTGAAGATTCCGATCATCTTCGTGTCCGGTCACGGCGACGTGCCGATCGCGGTCCGCGCCATCAAGAACGGCGCGGTGCAGTTCATGGAGAAGCCGTTCAGCAAGCAGCTCCTCCTGGAATTCGTCCACGAGGCCCTGCATCGCGACGCCCGGCAGCGCGAGGGCCAGGCCGAGCACTCCAAGATCCAGGCCAAGCTCGACCAGTTGACGGATCGCGAGCGGCAGGTCATGGAGCGTGTCGTCGCCGGCAAGGTCAGCAAGGAAGTGGCCGCCGAACTGGGCATCAGCAAGAAGACCGTGGATGTGCATCGGGCTCGCGTGATGAACAAGATCGGCGTCGAATCGGTCGCCGAACTGGTGGAAATGGTCCTGCGCGTCCGCCCGCCGAGCACGCCCGCGCCGTCCTGACATCGAAACCGTCTCTGATGAAGATCAGCGGCGGTACTCTCGCATCATGCGCCGACCTCTCATTCGCGATGGATCCGCCGCCTGCCCCTGAAGCACGTTACTGCCGCTCGACCGTCATCCCGCTTGAGGACCCATCCACACGGGTTGATTTTCTGAAGGACATCATCGCGCTGAAGCGAATTGGCGGGGCGGCCCCGGGATTGACTGGATTGAGAGGTCGTCGAGGCGATACAATCACGAGATTCGGGCTCCGCGGAGGATCGCGCACCATGCAATATCTTCTCCTGCGATCGCGCTGGCCAGTGGCCATCTCGTTGACAGTGATCATCGCGTCGATCCTGGTCGGCGGCTGCCCGCCGGCACCACCACCACCCACCGCCGACAACATCGGGCTGCAACTCGTTGCCGACGGCCTGACTGCGCCGGTCGATCTGGCGGCGCCGCCGGATGGGAGCGGCCGGTTGTTTGTCGTGGATCAGCCCGGGCGGATTCGCGTGATCGACGCGGGCGGGGGATTGCTGCCGACGCCGTTTCTCGATGTGGCCGACCGGGTCGTTTCGTTGAGCGCTGCGTACGATGAGCGCGGGCTGCTGGGCATGG from the Phycisphaerae bacterium genome contains:
- a CDS encoding aminopeptidase; the protein is MPLGARIRWSFTAACALWLAGCDGGYFLHLAFGQLSRSVRVMPIADALDDPEISEEEKAKLRLVQEVRLFGIERIGLRETDAYTVFEMNGMEPAAFVISASAKDSLTPFRWDLPFVGAISTKGFFDESLARAEADALIANGYDVFFGRTPGFSTLGFIADPVRQSNLKMDEIELAELILHEMLHTTIFKIGDGNFNEGMATFVGRQAAQTFFEQTYGADSAEAVAARSRFADKKVIDDYVIALYVTMGAYYRAAADRGDASSTIVEGRQAEFDALRARYRDEFEPQLLDPDRWAYNRDALIDNARILAGIVYQGSLDVYESVFVKLNGIFSDTLSVFNEAASQADSLGFLRRFASGSQ
- a CDS encoding DUF1579 family protein, producing the protein MYRRNLMAGLAACVVGAALAGCQQPGQNMQGMQDMKPPPRAPEMAHLDKWIGSWNGTSQMKMAGTDKTMTGTGRNTITSVCDGRYIMEQMDADMGEMGKMSMIGMYTWDPAKKKYRSWWFDSHGGSGEGWMTYNEQTRTWSLDASSRNPAMGMETVGEGTMKMPDDNTIEWTWSEYHKGLLGKEKMMDITGTSTRG
- a CDS encoding PA2169 family four-helix-bundle protein; amino-acid sequence: MNQEAAPVRDALAALREACISCQSLIGAAGGVVEDSQFRRRLDERRAAWTQISQTCASLLQEFGESPEEEPTIAPTLHRAWVKIKAAIDDEKGIVKECLRREDMVREKLETALRYDLSPSTRSKLRAVLDRVVSLDVPP
- a CDS encoding PAS domain S-box protein, giving the protein MKSRNDYSQSVGDAEEGRSSEREALARLQAVVGTAVDGIITIDDRGVIESVNPAVVRLFGYSEEELIGQNVRVLMPEPFRGEHDRYLSNYRETGERKIIGIGREVRGRRRDGSVFPLELAVSETWLGERRIFTGMVRDISARVRSEQALRESEERFAAFMRYLPGAAWMKDLSGRYVYANLEAEAVFNTPLEHLRGKTDEDIFPVETARQFRENDRRAIEEGGSLQTIEVLQQKDGVTHRSMVRKFTVPGYDGEPAYVAGVAFDITDWLAAEEGLRASEERFRRMADSAPVMIWMSGTDRRCTWFNRSWLTFTGRTLTQELGEGWLEVVHPDDRERCMEIYVAAFNRRDPFEMEFRHRRYDGEYRWVLDAGVPLIRDDGSFTGYIGSCLDITDRRRSEEILRGRVRERAVELAQANERLREEVEQRRRAETLLAHENHILELVAAGGALGIVLETLCHTLEELMPGAKCVMRLPPHPAPVNSGTNGRSPVDPRPISGVDIFGSHAVVGPPPPLCGKRTIVEAVSGDRIGIMRRRRGFLSYWIEPILAPNGDLLGVVAVYGTAEGAPSPSALASVDAVVRLAALALERASAEERARHQLAQLAHVSRLATMGEMASGLAHELNQPLCAIVNFAEACVELVQSDHADPAELQRAFSDVAKQAERAGEVIRRLREFVRRRTPERQPIDPNDIVREVLALTQPEARRDEIQVRLKLASRPLSVMADPIQLQQVMVNLVRNACDAMRQSPPNKRVLTIQTAQQKDLVEVQVSDSGAGVPEPLREKLFEPFFSTKHEGLGLGLSISRSILEVHSGRIWATPNGARGTTFHFTLPSLRRKKP
- a CDS encoding response regulator transcription factor; translation: MNQQQADVGVAQRITFASEKRPMNQQPTVFVVDDDQPVRKSLDMLIRSVGLPVETYASAQEFLEAYRPERPGCLVLDVRMPRMSGLELQEHFNAQGVKIPIIFVSGHGDVPIAVRAIKNGAVQFMEKPFSKQLLLEFVHEALHRDARQREGQAEHSKIQAKLDQLTDRERQVMERVVAGKVSKEVAAELGISKKTVDVHRARVMNKIGVESVAELVEMVLRVRPPSTPAPS